The proteins below are encoded in one region of Xenopus laevis strain J_2021 chromosome 8L, Xenopus_laevis_v10.1, whole genome shotgun sequence:
- the ehmt1.L gene encoding histone-lysine N-methyltransferase EHMT1 isoform X4 encodes MGDCWEETDRAEENFWFFGGRLKRVDPSQTESRNDLFLKTDLLKAVTNSQEEVSEAMAGDENLPDKQIGETNGSCEKNESKDHGLLPLPAPDSTKLPHQDSVFKAFRVAENGVCDRDTEDVRQYPLKESNPTQTSVTGSNGYILNKPAILEQPLRTSNLSPLSGHAAKTIPVAASKPKAASNVYVPPAPSPVPPNPGDSGLVENTKQQDSALPDLKVHRARKSLPKTGVSLPVHKEPKEPSEQDETKEESEAKNGLDDDKEEPPSPSSAPQQLLPQGQNSVTSAKSLSAALVCRKKKRRMGMYSLVPKKKTKMLKQRSVLEMFRNITYASSSPKSEKESDVPHVNGESMEMDSEDEDSEDMEEEDYHSSETPVSESQEEPCAPKETMSEADSSKKVDEVDSEGDEDVESADSVEEEDDGEDSDLSSESSLRKKQEKKTSLPKSLWMKVSRRRKRKNKENPNPLHASLGENREANTEYTEVSLDYLDLHVKEMISPQSNDLSNGSEAMEMDSLQGIPLCSCRMETPKEEEVSSEAGDHCMATESTSQELGRCGNMVAKYELMRPSNKVRHLVLCEDHRGKMVKHQCCPGCGYFCTAGTFMECQPDSTISHRFHKDCATRVNNSSYCPHCGEEASKAKEVTIAKADTTSTVSSVTYEQEKGSTMDGQADTTTDSEVTTQKTLEESKPEAPSSLPGGTPEPIETPSMGKPPALSQGPVKETLESALLALDAEKPKKLRFHPKQLYFSARQGELQKVLMMLVDGIDPNYKMEQHSRRTPLHAAAEMGYMDICHMLIQAGANLDSCSEDQRTPLMEASENNHLDTVKYLVKAGALLDPKDSDGSTCLHLAAKKGHYEVVKYLLSSERTDVNCQDDGGWTPMIWATEYKHVEIVKLLHSARADVNIRDNEENICLHWAAFAGSVEIAQILLASKCDLRAMNIHGDSPLHIAARENRHECVMLFLSHGSEVGLKNKEGETPLECSAPNSDVWAALDKCQTLQEKPTLQEVVVDRDISRGYENIPIPCVNAEDSELCPTNYKYVSQNCVTSPLNIDRNITHLQYCVCIDDCSSSNCMCGQLSMRCWYDKSGRLLPEFNMVEPPLIFECNHACSCWRNCRNRVVQNGLKIRLQLFRTKNKGWGVRSLQDIPQGTFVCEYVGELISDVEADVREDDTYLFDLDNKDRDIYCIDARFYGNISRFINHLCEPNLLPVRVFMSHQDLRFPRIGFFSSRHISAGEEIGFDYGDRFWDVKGKLFSCQCGSPKCKHPLSQCQSFTPTESQPESDLPDTSSTTPPSPLQPQ; translated from the exons ATGGGTGACTGCTGGGAAGAGACAGACAGAGCAGAAGAAAACTTTTGGTTTTTTGGGGGGAGACTGAAG CGAGTAGACCCAAGCCAAACGGAGTCGAGGAACGACTTATTCCTGAAGACGGACTTGTTGAAAGCAGTCACCAACAGCCAAGAGGAAG tatctgaagcCATGGCCGGTGATGAAAACCTGCCGGACAAGCAGATTGGTGAAACCAATGGATCTTGTGAAAAGAACGAGTCTAAGGACCACGGTTTATTGCCACTCCCTGCCCCGGACAGCACAAAACTCCCGCACCAAGACTCTGTTTTTAAAGCTTTTCGAGTGGCGGAGAATGGGGTGTGTGACAGAGACACGGAGGATGTCAGACAGTACCCCTTAAAAGAAAGTAaccccacacagacatcagtaACAGGAAGTAATGGGTACATTTTAAACAAACCTGCCATTTTGGAGCAGCCAttaaggacttcaaacttgtcacctcTAAGTGGTCATGCTGCTAAAACTATACCAGTGGCTGCCAGCAAACCCAAAGCAGCTTCTAACGTTTATGTCCCTCCTGCCCCTTCTCCTGTCCCCCCCAATCCTGGGGATTCTGGACTGGTTGAGAATACCAAGCAACAGGACAGTGCTTTACCTGATCTGAAGGTTCACCGTGCACGAAAATCTCTTCCGAAGACAGGCGTCAGTTTG CCTGTACATAAAGAGCCCAAAGAACCATCCGAACAGGACGAAACCAAGGAAGAGAGCGAGGCCAAAAATGGTTTAGACGATGACAAAGAGGAACCCCCGTCTCCCTCATCTGCCCCCCAACAGCTGCTACCTCAGGGTCAAAACTCTGTCACCTCTGCCAAGTCACTCTCAG CTGCACTGGTGTGTCGGAAGAAGAAACGGCGGATGGGCATGTACAGCCTCGTACCCAAGAAGAAGACCAAAATGCTCAAGCAAAGAAGTGTGTTGGAGATGTTCCGAAACATCACCTATGCCTCTTCCAGTCCCAAG AGTGAGAAGGAATCCGATGTTCCCCATGTAAATGGCGAAAGCATGGAGATGGATTCCGAAGATGAGGACTCCGAAGACATGGAGGAAGAGGACTACCACAGTTCAGAGACTCCTGTTTCGGAAAGCCAGGAAGAGCCCTGCGCTCCTAAAGAGACCATGTCAGAAGCAGACAGCTCCAAGAAG GTCGATGAGGTTGATTCTGAAGGAGATGAAGATGTGGAGTCTGCGGATTCTGTGGAGGAGGAAGATGATGGAGAGGACTCTGATTTA AGCTCAGAGTCGAGTTTAAGGAAGAAGCAAGAAAAGAAGACGAGCCTGCCCAAAAGCTTGTGGATGAAAGTTTCTAGGAGACGGAAGAGGAAGAACAAGGAAAATCCCAACCCGCTTCATG CTTCATTGGGAGAGAATCGGGAAGCCAACACGGAATACACGGAAGTGTCACTAGACTACTTGGACCTGCACGTTAAAGAGATGATATCTCCGCAGTCTAACG ATCTCTCTAATGGCTCGGAAGCCATGGAAATGGACAGCCTTCAGGGGATCCCCCTCTGCAGCTGCCGGATGGAaacccccaaagaagaggaggtgTCTTCAGAGGCTGGAGACCATTGCATGGCCACTGAGAGCACTAGCCAAGAG CTGGGTCGGTGCGGGAACATGGTGGCAAAGTATGAGTTAATGAGGCCGTCTAACAAGGTGCGGCATCTGGTGCTGTGCGAGGATCACCGGGGCAAGATGGTCAAACACCAGTGTTGTCCTGGCTGCGGTTACTTCTGCACAGCA GGGACCTTCATGGAATGCCAGCCGGACAGCACAATCTCCCACAGATTCCACAAGGACTGCGCCACTCGGGTCAACAACTCCAGCTACTGCCCACACTGCGGGGAGGAGGCCTCCAAAGCAAAGGAAGTGACCATCGCAAAGGCAGACACCACCTCCACCGTGTCCTCTGTGACCTACGAGCAGGAGAAAGGCAGCACGATGGACGGCCAAGCAGACACTACAACGGACAG TGAGGTTACCACCCAAAAGACATTGGAGGAGAGTAAACCAGAAGCACCCTCTTCCCTCCCTGGAGGAACGCCTGAGCCCATCGAGACCCCCAGTATGGGGAAACCTCCCGCTCTCTCTCAGGGGCCTGTCAAGGAGACATTGGAAAGCGCTCTACTTGCTTTGGACGCAGAAAA GCCAAAGAAACTGCGTTTTCATCCAAAGCAGCTGTATTTTTCTGCTAGGCAAGGAGAGTTGCAGAAAGTTCTGATGATGCTGG TGGATGGTATCGACCCCAACTACAAAATGGAGCAGCACAGTCGGAGAACGCCACTTCATGCAGCAGCAGAGATGGGCTACATGGACATCTGCCACATGCTTATACAG GCTGGGGCCAACCTAGACAGCTGCTCGGAGGATCAACGGACCCCCCTGATGGAGGCATCCGAAAATAATCATCTAGATACTGTGAAATACCTTGTGAAGGCAGGAGCCCTACTTGACCCTAAG GATTCTGATGGCTCCACTTGTCTGCATCTGGCGGCCAAGAAGGGTCATTACGAGGTGGTGAAATATCTCCTCTCCTCCGAGAGAACAGATGTCAACTGTCAG GATGATGGAGGCTGGACCCCAATGATATGGGCTACGGAGTACAAGCATGTGGAAATCGTGAAACTGTTACATTCCGCCCGTGCGGACGTCAATATCCGTGATAAt GAGGAGAACATCTGCCTGCACTGGGCTGCCTTTGCCGGCTCCGTTGAGATTGCGCAAATCCTCTTGGCTTCCAAATGTGACCTCCGAGCTATGAATATCCACGGGGACTCCCCACTCCATATTGCCGCCCGTGAGAACCGCCATGAATGCGTCAT GCTCTTTCTCTCTCATGGCTCGGAAGTGGGATTGAAGAACAAAGAGGGAGAGACCCCACTGGAGTGCTCGGCTCCGAACTCCGACGTTTGGGCAGCTCTTGACAAGTGCCAGACCTTGCAGGAGAAACCCACACTGCAGGAGGTGGTGGTGGACAG gGATATATCCCGTGGGTATGAAAATATCCCCATCCCTTGCGTCAACGCTGAAGACTCTGAGCTGTGTCCCACCAACTATAAATACGTCTCTCAGAACTGTGTAACTTCACCCCTGAACATAGACAGAAACATTACCCATCTGCAG TACTGTGTGTGCATCGATGACTGTTCCTCTAGCAACTGTATGTGTGGGCAGCTGAGCATGAGATGCTGGTATGACAAG AGCGGACGCTTGTTACCGGAGTTCAATATGGTGGAGCCCCCGCTGATCTTTGAATGTAACCACGCCTGCTCCTGCTGGCGAAACTGTCGCAATCGTGTGGTTCAAAATGGCTTGAA GATAAGATTGCAACTGTTCCGCACCAAAAACAAGGGCTGGGGTGTGCGATCCCTGCAAGACATTCCCCAGGGAACATTTGTATGCGA GTATGTGGGGGAGCTGATTTCAGATGTAGAGGCTGATGTTCGAGAAGATGACACCTATCTTTTTGATCTTGATAACAAG GACAGAGATATTTACTGCATTGACGCCCGTTTCTACGGCAACATCAGCCGATTTATCAACCATCTCTGTGAGCCGAACCTGCTTCCGGTGCGAGTTTTCATGTCCCACCAGGACTTGCGTTTTCCCCGGATAGGCTTTTTCAGCAGTCGGCACATCAGCGCCGGAGAAGAGATTGG GTTTGATTATGGCGACCGATTCTGGGATGTTAAGGGCAAACTCTTCAGCTGCCAGTGCGGTTCCCCCAAGTGCAAGCACCCACTTTCCCAGTGCCAGTCTTTCACCCCCACAGAAAGTCAGCCGGAGAGTGACTTACCTGACACTAGCTCAACCACCCCACCAAGTCCTTTGCAGCCACAGTGA
- the ehmt1.L gene encoding histone-lysine N-methyltransferase EHMT1 isoform X1 has protein sequence MLTGVARPVCHAAEITGTTFWHSLRGRENFPNLSISFRKGIVQKLSRNVVKKKQADVVLPLRVDPSQTESRNDLFLKTDLLKAVTNSQEEVSEAMAGDENLPDKQIGETNGSCEKNESKDHGLLPLPAPDSTKLPHQDSVFKAFRVAENGVCDRDTEDVRQYPLKESNPTQTSVTGSNGYILNKPAILEQPLRTSNLSPLSGHAAKTIPVAASKPKAASNVYVPPAPSPVPPNPGDSGLVENTKQQDSALPDLKVHRARKSLPKTGVSLPVHKEPKEPSEQDETKEESEAKNGLDDDKEEPPSPSSAPQQLLPQGQNSVTSAKSLSAALVCRKKKRRMGMYSLVPKKKTKMLKQRSVLEMFRNITYASSSPKSEKESDVPHVNGESMEMDSEDEDSEDMEEEDYHSSETPVSESQEEPCAPKETMSEADSSKKVDEVDSEGDEDVESADSVEEEDDGEDSDLSSESSLRKKQEKKTSLPKSLWMKVSRRRKRKNKENPNPLHASLGENREANTEYTEVSLDYLDLHVKEMISPQSNDLSNGSEAMEMDSLQGIPLCSCRMETPKEEEVSSEAGDHCMATESTSQELGRCGNMVAKYELMRPSNKVRHLVLCEDHRGKMVKHQCCPGCGYFCTAGTFMECQPDSTISHRFHKDCATRVNNSSYCPHCGEEASKAKEVTIAKADTTSTVSSVTYEQEKGSTMDGQADTTTDSEVTTQKTLEESKPEAPSSLPGGTPEPIETPSMGKPPALSQGPVKETLESALLALDAEKPKKLRFHPKQLYFSARQGELQKVLMMLVDGIDPNYKMEQHSRRTPLHAAAEMGYMDICHMLIQAGANLDSCSEDQRTPLMEASENNHLDTVKYLVKAGALLDPKDSDGSTCLHLAAKKGHYEVVKYLLSSERTDVNCQDDGGWTPMIWATEYKHVEIVKLLHSARADVNIRDNEENICLHWAAFAGSVEIAQILLASKCDLRAMNIHGDSPLHIAARENRHECVMLFLSHGSEVGLKNKEGETPLECSAPNSDVWAALDKCQTLQEKPTLQEVVVDRDISRGYENIPIPCVNAEDSELCPTNYKYVSQNCVTSPLNIDRNITHLQYCVCIDDCSSSNCMCGQLSMRCWYDKSGRLLPEFNMVEPPLIFECNHACSCWRNCRNRVVQNGLKIRLQLFRTKNKGWGVRSLQDIPQGTFVCEYVGELISDVEADVREDDTYLFDLDNKDRDIYCIDARFYGNISRFINHLCEPNLLPVRVFMSHQDLRFPRIGFFSSRHISAGEEIGFDYGDRFWDVKGKLFSCQCGSPKCKHPLSQCQSFTPTESQPESDLPDTSSTTPPSPLQPQ, from the exons ATGTTAACTGGGGTGGCAAGGCCAGTCTGTCATGCTGCCGAAATTACTGGCACTACATTTTGGCACAGCCTCCGAGGGAGAGAGAATTTCCCCAATCTTTCTATCTCTTTTAGGAAGGGGATAGTACAGAAGCTGAGCAGGAACGTGGTCAAAAAGAAGCAGGCAGATGTTGTCCTTCCACTG CGAGTAGACCCAAGCCAAACGGAGTCGAGGAACGACTTATTCCTGAAGACGGACTTGTTGAAAGCAGTCACCAACAGCCAAGAGGAAG tatctgaagcCATGGCCGGTGATGAAAACCTGCCGGACAAGCAGATTGGTGAAACCAATGGATCTTGTGAAAAGAACGAGTCTAAGGACCACGGTTTATTGCCACTCCCTGCCCCGGACAGCACAAAACTCCCGCACCAAGACTCTGTTTTTAAAGCTTTTCGAGTGGCGGAGAATGGGGTGTGTGACAGAGACACGGAGGATGTCAGACAGTACCCCTTAAAAGAAAGTAaccccacacagacatcagtaACAGGAAGTAATGGGTACATTTTAAACAAACCTGCCATTTTGGAGCAGCCAttaaggacttcaaacttgtcacctcTAAGTGGTCATGCTGCTAAAACTATACCAGTGGCTGCCAGCAAACCCAAAGCAGCTTCTAACGTTTATGTCCCTCCTGCCCCTTCTCCTGTCCCCCCCAATCCTGGGGATTCTGGACTGGTTGAGAATACCAAGCAACAGGACAGTGCTTTACCTGATCTGAAGGTTCACCGTGCACGAAAATCTCTTCCGAAGACAGGCGTCAGTTTG CCTGTACATAAAGAGCCCAAAGAACCATCCGAACAGGACGAAACCAAGGAAGAGAGCGAGGCCAAAAATGGTTTAGACGATGACAAAGAGGAACCCCCGTCTCCCTCATCTGCCCCCCAACAGCTGCTACCTCAGGGTCAAAACTCTGTCACCTCTGCCAAGTCACTCTCAG CTGCACTGGTGTGTCGGAAGAAGAAACGGCGGATGGGCATGTACAGCCTCGTACCCAAGAAGAAGACCAAAATGCTCAAGCAAAGAAGTGTGTTGGAGATGTTCCGAAACATCACCTATGCCTCTTCCAGTCCCAAG AGTGAGAAGGAATCCGATGTTCCCCATGTAAATGGCGAAAGCATGGAGATGGATTCCGAAGATGAGGACTCCGAAGACATGGAGGAAGAGGACTACCACAGTTCAGAGACTCCTGTTTCGGAAAGCCAGGAAGAGCCCTGCGCTCCTAAAGAGACCATGTCAGAAGCAGACAGCTCCAAGAAG GTCGATGAGGTTGATTCTGAAGGAGATGAAGATGTGGAGTCTGCGGATTCTGTGGAGGAGGAAGATGATGGAGAGGACTCTGATTTA AGCTCAGAGTCGAGTTTAAGGAAGAAGCAAGAAAAGAAGACGAGCCTGCCCAAAAGCTTGTGGATGAAAGTTTCTAGGAGACGGAAGAGGAAGAACAAGGAAAATCCCAACCCGCTTCATG CTTCATTGGGAGAGAATCGGGAAGCCAACACGGAATACACGGAAGTGTCACTAGACTACTTGGACCTGCACGTTAAAGAGATGATATCTCCGCAGTCTAACG ATCTCTCTAATGGCTCGGAAGCCATGGAAATGGACAGCCTTCAGGGGATCCCCCTCTGCAGCTGCCGGATGGAaacccccaaagaagaggaggtgTCTTCAGAGGCTGGAGACCATTGCATGGCCACTGAGAGCACTAGCCAAGAG CTGGGTCGGTGCGGGAACATGGTGGCAAAGTATGAGTTAATGAGGCCGTCTAACAAGGTGCGGCATCTGGTGCTGTGCGAGGATCACCGGGGCAAGATGGTCAAACACCAGTGTTGTCCTGGCTGCGGTTACTTCTGCACAGCA GGGACCTTCATGGAATGCCAGCCGGACAGCACAATCTCCCACAGATTCCACAAGGACTGCGCCACTCGGGTCAACAACTCCAGCTACTGCCCACACTGCGGGGAGGAGGCCTCCAAAGCAAAGGAAGTGACCATCGCAAAGGCAGACACCACCTCCACCGTGTCCTCTGTGACCTACGAGCAGGAGAAAGGCAGCACGATGGACGGCCAAGCAGACACTACAACGGACAG TGAGGTTACCACCCAAAAGACATTGGAGGAGAGTAAACCAGAAGCACCCTCTTCCCTCCCTGGAGGAACGCCTGAGCCCATCGAGACCCCCAGTATGGGGAAACCTCCCGCTCTCTCTCAGGGGCCTGTCAAGGAGACATTGGAAAGCGCTCTACTTGCTTTGGACGCAGAAAA GCCAAAGAAACTGCGTTTTCATCCAAAGCAGCTGTATTTTTCTGCTAGGCAAGGAGAGTTGCAGAAAGTTCTGATGATGCTGG TGGATGGTATCGACCCCAACTACAAAATGGAGCAGCACAGTCGGAGAACGCCACTTCATGCAGCAGCAGAGATGGGCTACATGGACATCTGCCACATGCTTATACAG GCTGGGGCCAACCTAGACAGCTGCTCGGAGGATCAACGGACCCCCCTGATGGAGGCATCCGAAAATAATCATCTAGATACTGTGAAATACCTTGTGAAGGCAGGAGCCCTACTTGACCCTAAG GATTCTGATGGCTCCACTTGTCTGCATCTGGCGGCCAAGAAGGGTCATTACGAGGTGGTGAAATATCTCCTCTCCTCCGAGAGAACAGATGTCAACTGTCAG GATGATGGAGGCTGGACCCCAATGATATGGGCTACGGAGTACAAGCATGTGGAAATCGTGAAACTGTTACATTCCGCCCGTGCGGACGTCAATATCCGTGATAAt GAGGAGAACATCTGCCTGCACTGGGCTGCCTTTGCCGGCTCCGTTGAGATTGCGCAAATCCTCTTGGCTTCCAAATGTGACCTCCGAGCTATGAATATCCACGGGGACTCCCCACTCCATATTGCCGCCCGTGAGAACCGCCATGAATGCGTCAT GCTCTTTCTCTCTCATGGCTCGGAAGTGGGATTGAAGAACAAAGAGGGAGAGACCCCACTGGAGTGCTCGGCTCCGAACTCCGACGTTTGGGCAGCTCTTGACAAGTGCCAGACCTTGCAGGAGAAACCCACACTGCAGGAGGTGGTGGTGGACAG gGATATATCCCGTGGGTATGAAAATATCCCCATCCCTTGCGTCAACGCTGAAGACTCTGAGCTGTGTCCCACCAACTATAAATACGTCTCTCAGAACTGTGTAACTTCACCCCTGAACATAGACAGAAACATTACCCATCTGCAG TACTGTGTGTGCATCGATGACTGTTCCTCTAGCAACTGTATGTGTGGGCAGCTGAGCATGAGATGCTGGTATGACAAG AGCGGACGCTTGTTACCGGAGTTCAATATGGTGGAGCCCCCGCTGATCTTTGAATGTAACCACGCCTGCTCCTGCTGGCGAAACTGTCGCAATCGTGTGGTTCAAAATGGCTTGAA GATAAGATTGCAACTGTTCCGCACCAAAAACAAGGGCTGGGGTGTGCGATCCCTGCAAGACATTCCCCAGGGAACATTTGTATGCGA GTATGTGGGGGAGCTGATTTCAGATGTAGAGGCTGATGTTCGAGAAGATGACACCTATCTTTTTGATCTTGATAACAAG GACAGAGATATTTACTGCATTGACGCCCGTTTCTACGGCAACATCAGCCGATTTATCAACCATCTCTGTGAGCCGAACCTGCTTCCGGTGCGAGTTTTCATGTCCCACCAGGACTTGCGTTTTCCCCGGATAGGCTTTTTCAGCAGTCGGCACATCAGCGCCGGAGAAGAGATTGG GTTTGATTATGGCGACCGATTCTGGGATGTTAAGGGCAAACTCTTCAGCTGCCAGTGCGGTTCCCCCAAGTGCAAGCACCCACTTTCCCAGTGCCAGTCTTTCACCCCCACAGAAAGTCAGCCGGAGAGTGACTTACCTGACACTAGCTCAACCACCCCACCAAGTCCTTTGCAGCCACAGTGA